The genomic DNA CTTTGCTCACCCCTGTCCTTTCTGCAACCTGGTCAAGACTGAGTCCTCTTTCTTTTCTGATTTTCCTGATATTGTCTCCGATCTTCATCGGCATCTCATTCATCCACTACACCCCTTGTGCAATATAACGTCTATATGTATACTATAATGAATTATTAGAATATTTTCATTGTACGATAGTTTATATGATAAAGGAAGTGTATGTGTGGAAGCTACCTACTCTGTAAAAAAAACCTCTGATTTTCGTTTGGGACTGCAGGCGGGCTTAAGCATAGCAATCGGTTATATGCCCGTCGCCCTCACGTTCGGGCTCCTGGCAAGGACAACGGGCTTGACGTTTGCAGAGACGGTACTCATGAGCCTCTTTGTCTACGCGGGTGCTGCGCAGTATATTTCACTGAGTCTCATTGCTGTGGGGACCGGCGTCATGGAAATCGTCCTCACCACGCTGATCGTGAATATCCGCCATTTCCTCATGTCCGCTTCACTGACTGAGAGATTGGAAGAACATCAACTTTATAAAAAGCTGATGACGGCCTTCGGTGTGACAGATGAAACGTTTTCTGTCATCTCGACTCAGACAGGGAAGGTCCGGACCGCTTTTGCAGCCGGCGTGATGGTCATCTCGTATGGAAGCTGGGTGGTATTTTCCGGAGTCGGCCATCTCATGGGTGATATCATGCCCGGCTTCCTCCAAGTAAGCATGTCCATTGCCCTTTATGCCATGTTTGTTGGACTTCTCGTTCCATCCATGAAAAAGAGTGTGAAGGTCACGTATCTTGCAGCGGTTGCGGCAGCCGTGAACAGTCTGCTCATCTTTTACACCGATCTGTCTGGAGGCTGGTCCATCGTTGCTTCGACCCTGGTCTCATCCCTAATGGTTGAATGGGTTTGGCATATGAAGAGGAGGAATCCACGTGGATAAAATGATGCTCTTGATGATTGCAGGTATGGCCTTTGTTACCTACGTTCCGAGAATGCTTCCATTTGTGATGTTTTCCGGGAAGGAGCTGCACCCATTTGTGAAGGGGGTACTCAATAATGTTCCTTATGCCGTCTTAGGGGCCCTCATTTTCCCGAGTATCTTCCTGATCAAAGAAGGAGACGTGCTGTTCGGCGTCGTCGGAGCCGTAGCCGCCTTTGCCCTCGCGTTTTGCGGAGCCAATGTCATCATGGTCGTACTTGGTGCCATCGCGATTTTATCAGCCTATACCTTCTTGGTTTGATCATGGAATGGATAAAATGAAAGGAGTGGTTCATAATGAGTGATAGATGCTGCATGGACAGGAGGCAGATCCGGCAGCTTTTACTGGTTTGCGCTGCTCATTGCTCTGTACTTCCGGGTTCTAAATGAGTGGACAGGATATTACATATAGTAGTGAGGGTTGAGAAGGGAGGAAGTTGTTTGGCGAAGAAGTGGGCGTTTCGTGCGATACTTGCTTATGCGCTATTGGGCTTGATTTTATATGCTTATCTATTCTATATTGCCGGTTCTGGTGTACCTGAGAGCTTCAAGGGGAGCAGCGCCGATCCTTCAACGTTTATGAATGCCAAGGAGATTCTCCTCAGTGAGGATTTTTCCAAGATCAAGAATTTGCTTTTCTTTTTATCCACTCCGTATGAATGGCTCCTGTATTTTTTGATCATGATACTGGGCGTTTCCCGTACGTTTGAGAAGTGGGCAAAAGGAACGGTGAAGAATGGATTCCTGCAGACGGCCATTTATCTGTTTTGGTTGTCGATCACGACGTTCATCGCAATCTTTCCGTTCCAGTACATCTCCTATCAAGTATCCAAGGCATACAATATTTCCACTCAGACGTTTTCGATGTGGATGAAGGACGAGACCATCGACTTTTGGGTGAATTACCTGTTGATGCTCATCATCGTTTCGGTTCTTTATGGACTGATGAAAAGGTTCAAACAGCGGTGGTGGCTAGCTGCATGGGCGCTATCGGTTCCATTTACGATATTCATGATGTTCATCCAGCCGGTTCTCATCGATCCGCTTTATAACGAGTTTTACCCGTTAAAGAATAAGGAGCTTGAAGCGAAAATCCTTTCCCTGGCTGATCAGGCGGGGATTCCGGCCAATCACGTATTCGAGGTCGATATGTCAGAAAAGACGAATTCCCTCAATGCTTACGTGACCGGTGTGGGATCCAATTCCCGCATCGTGCTGTGGGATACGACGCTGGAGCAGCTGACCGATGACGAAATCCTATTCGTCATGGCCCATGAAATGGCCCACTATGTGGAGAAGCATATTTATATCGGGATCGGGATCTACCTGCTCTTGTCGTTCTTCGGTCTCTTCCTTGCATCGAAGCTCATGAGGGGGATCGTCGCCAACTACGGGGAGGAAATCAAGGTGGACCGTGTGGCAAGCCTGCGTTCCCTGCCTCTCTTCTTATTGATCACATCGGTGCTGCTGTTCGCCGTAAGCCCGTTCAGCAACTGGATATCCCGTTATCAGGAGACGAGAGCGGATCGATATGCCATTGAACTGACACAGGATAAAGAAGCGGCCATCACATCGTTCCAGAAGCTTTCCAAGGTCGGTTTATCTCAAGTGAATCCACCCCTTCTGGTCAAGATCTTCCGATATGGCCATCCTACCATGCTGGAGCGGCTGAACATGCTCGAGCAGTACAAAACGGATACAAAAGAAAAAGAAGATCCTGCGGAATCTTCTCCATGAGTCGTACAAATAGGACCCGGTGCGGGTCCTATTTGCGTTTATTGATCACCAGGTTTTTTGTCTTTTCCGTCACATAGGCAAATAATACATCTTTGTGATGGAGCTGTTCCCTCCGAAGGCGAGCATTGATCCATTCTGAATCCAACCCGAGGAGGCGGAGGTTATGGTGTTGCAGCCTTCCATCGACGATGACGGAGATGGGGAGGCCTTCGTCATCGATGCGGAGGTCCAGATGTTCAATCGTGACAGGCGTATTTTCCACCTTTGGTATGATGCTCACTTCGCCAATCGGCTCAAGTATGGCGTAATCGACGTCGGAAATCTTCGGGTATCCTTTAGCCCTCAGGATGGACGTAAGCTGGATGATCGAGATTTTCGACTTCTCCAGATTATCTTCGAGGATCGTGCCTTCTTTGATCAGCAGGGTGGGTTCCCCGAGGAAGAAGCGGTTCCCGAACTGACTCAATGTTAGGAACGAGAAAAGGATATGTAAGGAGACGAGGATGATCAGGGCCCAAAGCGTAGGGAAGAACGCTGTTGAAATCAACGGCTCTGAAGCAATGGTACCGACGATGATGATGGCCACCAGGTCATAGGGGGTCATTTGGACAATGGTGGACTTGCCCATGAGCCGCATGGCGGCGATGGTGATGAGATAAAGAATAAGCGTCTTGAAAAGGATGGTCATGGTATCACCCCGGGGCTCTTTTTCCTTAGGATGACCATTGGATGGAAGGAACATGCGGAACGGACATGAAAATGGCCGCCACCCGATGGGGAAGCGGCCAAGCCATTCATCCATAATGGCAGGATAGTGAAGTCAATTCATCCGTCAATTTCATAAAGAGGGTTTCATCTTTGCAATCCAGGGCGGCATCGATGGCTTCCAGTAAGTCGGCTTTTCTTGTCGTAAGGATGCTTTCGTGTATGACCATATCAATATAGATGTCTAAGACGCTCTTTTCAGCATGCTTTTTCCTGGTCATCGCGGAAGCCTTCATCATATCAGTATAGGATTTTTTGTTTTCCATATACGATCACCCCTGAATTCTTTTTCTTAGTATATGGGCAAAGGGGTGAAAATTCAACCTGAAAATTAAATATTCTGATAATATTTAACGCGGAAAACGGTCACTCTTTTCAAATGACTGAATTTTTTAAAAATATTTAGGACAACTTAGTAAAAATGTGATAGTATTATGGGGAAAAATGTAAAAGGAGGCGGAGGAATGAGCACAAAATCCCGAATCATAGAAGAATATGAGGTGAATCCTCATACCATGGTCCTGAAACCGATCGAGTATGGGGCCAAGACGTTCACACAGATCATCGAAGTGAATGATGTTCTGATTTCACCGTTCAAGCCGCTCGAAATTCTGAAGAAAAGCTGTGAGTATTTCGGCTCTTCATACGAAGGACTGAAAGAAGGAACCAAAACATTGACTGGAATCGTCTATAAAGCCCCGATCATTGTGAATCCCCAGATGTCCCTTTTCTTCTTCCCTACAACATCTCCCGCCAAGCATGAATGCACATGGATATCCCATGCCTTTGTAAAGGAGTACGAGCCGCTGGAAGATGGTTCCACGAATGTTTACCTGCAAAACCAGCAAACTTGCATCGTGCCGATTTCGTACAGCTCCTTCAAGAATCAGATGAGGAAGACAGCGGAACTGCGCATTGCCTACTCACAGAGGATTTCAGAGATGGAAACCCGTTATGGGCTCGGTGCACCCGATCCGTCCCAGGTGAAGATGTTCTTTCTGGATCGGGATATTCCGAAACAGGATGCGTGATATTCAAGCTTCCTTCGTCGAATCCTTTCCAGGACTGAGGAAGCGCTGGAATAAGTAGTGGCGCAGGAGTTCTTCCACCCTGTTCCTCAGCCTCGGGTTGAAGTAATTATGGTGTTCTTCATACCCCTTGTATAAAAACATGTACATGGTGAATGCATCATCCGTCTGGATTTTCTCCACCTTCATCTTGTTATTCCTCATATACCTCCTCACACGGGCAAGCTCTGCCTGTATCGTTTTCATCGTTTCCTCGATCAGTTCCAGGTAGGGACGTTTCAGTTTGAACGGGCTGGAGGTCACGACCTGCATATCACGATTCAGGATCGTCAGGACCATGGGCAGGTAAATCGCCAGTTCCAGAATGTTTCGATCGTCTTCAGGGATCCTTGTCATGAGTGATGACTCCTTTGATTCATGCTTTCCAACCGGGGATCCCCGGGGAAGGCATGAGTCTTTTTGATTGGAACGTGTGTTCGTATCTATTGTACGGTGTATGAAGATGCTTTTCAATACTAAGTTAATGTGTTTCTATTATGAAAGTTTTTGCAATGTTTTATCCATGGCCATGCTGGATGGTAGAATGATGAATATCCGTACCTTGGTGACAGGAGGGTACACACCATCACATCAAAGGAGTGATCATACGCTCATGGATCGACAAACCGTTTCCATCAATGATCTATACCATATCAAGGCCATTTCCTCCCCGCGGTTTTCCCCGGACGGAAAGGAGGCCGTTTTTCTTCAGACGGTGATGTGTGAAGAAAAGGATGCCTACTTCACCCGGCTTTTCCATTATGAAGGGGAGGGTGACCGGCTTCGGCAGTGGACGTTTCAGGAAGAAAGGATTTCATCCCCTGCATGGTCGCCGTGTGGCAGGTATATCGCCTTTCTGTCAGATCGCACAGGCGTCACGCAAATCTATAGGATGTCACGCAGCGGGGGAGAGCCTGAAAGGATGACGGATTGCTCGTCATCGGTCAAGCAGTTTCTTTGGTCTCCCTGCTCCACCAAAATCGTGTTCAGCATGAAGCTTGGGGCGGGGGCCGACCCGCAAGGAAAGATGGAAGAAGAGAAGCGTCTCCTGCCTTATGTCACCTCTACGATGAAATATAAAGGCGACGGGGAAGGGCTGCGGGATCACCGCCATTCTCAGCTTGTCATCATGGATCTGGTCACCGGGAAGGCTGAAAGAGTGAGTGATGATCATCATGATTATACTCTCCAGGACTGGTCCCCAGATGGCAAAGAACTTTTGGTGGCAGCCGACCTCAGTGATGATGCGGATTTTTCATTTCAGCATCATTTGTATACTTGGTCCATCGATACGGGCAGCAAGGAGAGGATTACCGGAGGGCGAGGACAGTACGGAGCCGCACGGTGGTCCCCCGATGGACGGCATATCGCATACATAGGGGATGAGAGGGAGTATGTCAACGCCACGCAGCCGAAACTGTGGATCCACAACGTGGAAGCCCGGAATGCATACTGCTTGAGCGAAGGACTCGATCTTCCCATCGGTGACTATATGAACAGTGATGCCGTCCAGGCGGTCCAGGCACCGGGGATCAAATGGTCTACAGATAATGAAAGTGTATATTTCTTGGCATCCGACTCGGGGAATACGGTTTTATACTATGGTCATATCGACGGCGCGATCTTCCCTGCCTATCTGGAAGCGGAACAGCATGTATATGATTTTGACTTCCATCCTCAAGGGCAGCGGATCATCATGGCGATGAGCACTCCTTCCAAACCGGGAGAGCTTTACCTGCTCCATGTTCCGACCGGGGCCATCAGGCAGCTGACTACAAGCAATGAAGAATGGATTGAAAGTCGGTCATTGGCCGAAACTGAATCCTTTTACTTTCAAGGGGCGAAGGGTGAGATGGTCCAAGGATGGCTAATGAAACCTGCAGACACAGGCGGTGAAAGGAAAATTCCCCTTGTGGTGGAAATCCACGGAGGTCCCCACACCATGTATGGGAATACATTCTTCCATGAGCTACAGGTGCTCGCCGGAGACTATGCGGTCTTGTTCATCAATCCAAGGGGGAGTCATGGCTATGGTCAGGCATTTGCCGATGATGTGCGCGGTGACTATGGCAACGGAGATTACGAAGACATCATGAAAGCCGTCGATCACGTGCTGGAACACTTCAGCTTCCTGGACGAGAACCGGTTGGGTGTGACCGGCGGGAGCTACGGTGGATTCATGACGAATTGGATCATCGGTCATACAGATCGTTTCAAAGCTGCCGTCACCCAAAGGTCCATCAGTAATTGGGTCAGCTTTTATGGAGTGAGCGATATCGGCTATTCCTTCACGGAGTGGCAGATCGGTTCAGGTCTGGAGGATATGGAGAAACTTTGGAGGCACTCGCCCCTTGCGTTTGTGAGAGAGATGGCTACCCCCCTTCTCATCATGCATAGTGAAGAAGACCTGAGATGCCCTATCGAACAGGCGGAACAACTGTACATCGCTTTGAAGCGCGAGAAGAAAGAAGCAAAGTTCGTCCGCTTCCCTCAATCAGATCATAACCTGTCCAGGAATGGTACGCCGTCACTCAGGGTTCACAGATTGAAAGAGATGACGCAGTGGTTCAAGGAACATCTGTAAGGGAAAGGACCGCGGAGGGAGAGTGTGATCCCGAAGCGGTTTTTTTCTGGGATCCTGCCCTTTCAGGGGGACGGATTGAAAAGGGGAGGTTTAAAGCGGCCCTTGCGAGGTTAAGGATGTATAATACAAACTGCGATATGGAAAATGAAACATGATATGATATGATGAAGAAAATATCACGAAATGAGTCTTTTTTTCATGGTCGTTTAAGGGGAAACATATACTATGGATATCCAAGCGTTCAAAGATTGGTTCACACTTGAAAACATTATGGACCTCATTCAGCAATACCGGTCATTCGGGCCCGTTCCGGGAATCCTTCTACCAATGCTTGAAGCCTTCCTTCCTTTTTTGCCGCTGTTTGTATTCGTCCTAGCGAATGCGAATGCGTTCGGTTTGTGGTTCGGATTCCTGTTTTCATGGATAGGGGCTTCTGCAGGGGCTTTGTTGGTCTTTATGCTGGTAAGAAGATACGGGGAAGCAAGGTTCTTCCGTTTCTTAAAGAAGAATAAACAGGCATCCCGTCTGACCCATTGGGTGGACAGGCACGGCTTCGGTCCTTTATTCATCCTGCTCTGCTTCCCGTTTACACCCTCGGCCCTCGTAAACGTCGTGGCCGGGCTCTCCCGTATCAGTATCGCTCAATATATGCTGGCCGTCATCACGGGAAAAATGGTGATGATTTTCACCATTAGCTTTATCGGTTATGATATTGTATCATTAGTGAAACAGCCGATCCGTACCGTCATCGTGGGAGCGATCATCTTCCTCCTTTGGTTTGTCGGCAAGCGCATAGAGGCTCATCTCAATAAAAAGCTTGAAATGGACCAGCGAAACGAACGCAAGAAGCAGGAGGAATCACATTGAAAGAACAGATAAAGAAAGAGGGCCTGGAATGGATCAAGGCACTTGCGATCGGATTGATCATCTTCATCGTCATCCGCACGTTCCTCTTTTCGAATTATGTAGTGGACGGCGAATCCATGATGCCCACCCTTCAAGACGGCAATAAGCTCGTCGTGAATAAAATCGGATATCAGATCGGGGATCTTCACCGCTTTGACGTACTCGTATTCCATGCCAATGAAAAAGAAGACTATGTAAAGCGCGTCATCGGGCTGCCGGGCGACACGGTCACCTATAAAAATGATAAACTTTATATAAACGGAAAATATTACGAAGAGCCATATCTGGATACGTATAAAGCAGAAAATTCTGGCGGGAAGCTTACTGGTGATTTCACCCTCGAAGAATTGACAGGGGATAAGAAAGTGCCAAAGGGTAAACTCTTCGTCCTTGGAGACAATCGCCGAGGCAGCGAGGACAGCCGATATTTCGGATTCATCGACCGAGAGCAGGTAGTGGGGAAAGTGAATCTCCGGTACTGGCCATTGAATGAGTGGGACGTCCAATTTAAAAACTGATCCTGAAGGAACTACCCGTACAAAACATTGAAGCACCGAGCAAGGCATCCCTGCCTTGCTTGGTGCTTTTTATCATGTCCCGGGTCGAGGGGCAACACCGGGATGAGCCGAATGGAGCATTTTCCTGGAAATGATCAAAAAATCGATCTCCACGGCCCCGTTATCCTGTACGCTAAAGGTAGACCATACCTGGGAGGGAAGAGTAGTGAAACAATACATGCGGATTACAGTGGTGCTGATCATGGCGGTCCTTTTGACGGCATGTGGGCAAGTGGCAGGCGATCAACCTGCAGGAAAGGAAGATGTTTCTCATCTTCAGATTGCAAAAAGAGACGCTTCCACACCGCTGACAGTAGAGGCTGCCCTTGAGCGCCAAGACGGTTCACTTGCTGAAGTAGCGGGATTTGTCACGGGTCAGCCTGTATCTGATTCGGAAGTGCTGACAGCCGGTTTCACGAATGACTATGCCCTTGCCCTCGCGGATGAACCGGGAGAAGCAGATCCGGAGAAGATGCTGTTTGTCCAGATCCCTTCTTCCAAAAGGCTTGAAGATGGCCTGAAGACGAATCCTGGCATAATCGGTAAGAAACGAGTGATCACCGGGAAACTGACCAGTTACTTCTCCCACCCTGGAATAAAGGGAGTCACCTCCATTTCACCGGGGGAGGAGGACGAGGGGAAAGAGGACGAGCCTTCGACAGATTCCGGAGGCTACTACTCAAGTGCTGAAGGGTTGAGCGGTGAAGCACTGAAATCGGCTCTTCACGACATCATCGATGATCACAGGGAGCTGTCTTATAGCGAGCTATGGGACGCGATGGCCAAAACGGATGAGGACCCCGATCATCCCGGTAATGTCATTCTGCTTTATACGGGGAGATCCCAGGCAAAGGAGTTGCACGGGGGAGATGTGGATGATTGGAACAGGGAGCATGTGTGGGCAAAGTCCCACGGGAATTTCGGAACGGCAAGAGGGCCGGGGACCGATCTACACCACCTGAGACCGGCCGATGTCACGGTCAATTCTTCCAGGGGGAATCTCGATTTCGATAACGGCGGTTCACCGCATGATGAAGCGGATGGGAATTTTTCCGATGAAGACTCATGGGAACCGCGGGACGAGGTGAAAGGCGACGTGGCACGGATGCTCTTCTATATGGCCGTCCGCTATGAAGGGGATGCCGGGGAATTGGATCTTGAACTGAATGACCGCGTGAATAATGGCAAGGCACCGAACCACGGGCGGCTGTCGGTCCTGCTGGACTGGCATGAATCGGATCCCGTCGATGACCGTGAAAGGCGGAGGAACGAAATCATCTATGAGGAGTATCAGGGTAATCGGAACCCCTTTATCGATCATCCAGAATGGGCAGATCAAATATGGTGAAAAGGACAGTCCGGGGCATCTTCCCGGACTGTTTTGCTTTCTGTTGGAAATCAGGCGGATTAGCATATTTTATAGACAATCTATATTATAATGAACCTATCCAAAAAAACATGTTACTTACCGGATAGACTAAGAGGATAACGGGAAAGGAGTGAGGGAGATGACGGTAAGATTCATTCTTGGACGCTCTGGAACAGGGAAGACGCATCGTATATTGCGAGAAATAAAAGAGGAACTGAGGGAACGTCCGCAAGGGACCCCGATCCTTTATATCGTACCCGACCAGATGTCCTTCATATCGGAATACGAGCTTGTGAACACACCGGGGCTGAACGGTATGATCCGTGCACAGGTATTCAGTTTTACGCGTCTTGCGTGGAAGATCCTCCAGGAGACGGGGGGCATGACCCGCTATCATTTATCGGACGTCGGCCTGAATATGATGATCAGGAAAATCATCGAAGAGAATAAAGGAGAATTGAGCATTTTCCGGAAGTCGTCTGAAAAACCCGGTTTCATCGGGCATGTGGAAACGATGCTCACAGAGTTCAAACGCTATTGCATCGAACCGGGCGACCTTGCCGCCTTCAAGGAAAACGGCATGGGGAAAAAGGTGCT from Rossellomorea marisflavi includes the following:
- a CDS encoding AzlC family ABC transporter permease; amino-acid sequence: MEATYSVKKTSDFRLGLQAGLSIAIGYMPVALTFGLLARTTGLTFAETVLMSLFVYAGAAQYISLSLIAVGTGVMEIVLTTLIVNIRHFLMSASLTERLEEHQLYKKLMTAFGVTDETFSVISTQTGKVRTAFAAGVMVISYGSWVVFSGVGHLMGDIMPGFLQVSMSIALYAMFVGLLVPSMKKSVKVTYLAAVAAAVNSLLIFYTDLSGGWSIVASTLVSSLMVEWVWHMKRRNPRG
- a CDS encoding AzlD domain-containing protein, encoding MMLLMIAGMAFVTYVPRMLPFVMFSGKELHPFVKGVLNNVPYAVLGALIFPSIFLIKEGDVLFGVVGAVAAFALAFCGANVIMVVLGAIAILSAYTFLV
- a CDS encoding M48 family metallopeptidase; translation: MAKKWAFRAILAYALLGLILYAYLFYIAGSGVPESFKGSSADPSTFMNAKEILLSEDFSKIKNLLFFLSTPYEWLLYFLIMILGVSRTFEKWAKGTVKNGFLQTAIYLFWLSITTFIAIFPFQYISYQVSKAYNISTQTFSMWMKDETIDFWVNYLLMLIIVSVLYGLMKRFKQRWWLAAWALSVPFTIFMMFIQPVLIDPLYNEFYPLKNKELEAKILSLADQAGIPANHVFEVDMSEKTNSLNAYVTGVGSNSRIVLWDTTLEQLTDDEILFVMAHEMAHYVEKHIYIGIGIYLLLSFFGLFLASKLMRGIVANYGEEIKVDRVASLRSLPLFLLITSVLLFAVSPFSNWISRYQETRADRYAIELTQDKEAAITSFQKLSKVGLSQVNPPLLVKIFRYGHPTMLERLNMLEQYKTDTKEKEDPAESSP
- a CDS encoding DUF421 domain-containing protein; translation: MDEWLGRFPIGWRPFSCPFRMFLPSNGHPKEKEPRGDTMTILFKTLILYLITIAAMRLMGKSTIVQMTPYDLVAIIIVGTIASEPLISTAFFPTLWALIILVSLHILFSFLTLSQFGNRFFLGEPTLLIKEGTILEDNLEKSKISIIQLTSILRAKGYPKISDVDYAILEPIGEVSIIPKVENTPVTIEHLDLRIDDEGLPISVIVDGRLQHHNLRLLGLDSEWINARLRREQLHHKDVLFAYVTEKTKNLVINKRK
- a CDS encoding IDEAL domain-containing protein encodes the protein MENKKSYTDMMKASAMTRKKHAEKSVLDIYIDMVIHESILTTRKADLLEAIDAALDCKDETLFMKLTDELTSLSCHYG
- a CDS encoding competence protein ComK, whose translation is MSTKSRIIEEYEVNPHTMVLKPIEYGAKTFTQIIEVNDVLISPFKPLEILKKSCEYFGSSYEGLKEGTKTLTGIVYKAPIIVNPQMSLFFFPTTSPAKHECTWISHAFVKEYEPLEDGSTNVYLQNQQTCIVPISYSSFKNQMRKTAELRIAYSQRISEMETRYGLGAPDPSQVKMFFLDRDIPKQDA
- a CDS encoding S9 family peptidase, whose translation is MDRQTVSINDLYHIKAISSPRFSPDGKEAVFLQTVMCEEKDAYFTRLFHYEGEGDRLRQWTFQEERISSPAWSPCGRYIAFLSDRTGVTQIYRMSRSGGEPERMTDCSSSVKQFLWSPCSTKIVFSMKLGAGADPQGKMEEEKRLLPYVTSTMKYKGDGEGLRDHRHSQLVIMDLVTGKAERVSDDHHDYTLQDWSPDGKELLVAADLSDDADFSFQHHLYTWSIDTGSKERITGGRGQYGAARWSPDGRHIAYIGDEREYVNATQPKLWIHNVEARNAYCLSEGLDLPIGDYMNSDAVQAVQAPGIKWSTDNESVYFLASDSGNTVLYYGHIDGAIFPAYLEAEQHVYDFDFHPQGQRIIMAMSTPSKPGELYLLHVPTGAIRQLTTSNEEWIESRSLAETESFYFQGAKGEMVQGWLMKPADTGGERKIPLVVEIHGGPHTMYGNTFFHELQVLAGDYAVLFINPRGSHGYGQAFADDVRGDYGNGDYEDIMKAVDHVLEHFSFLDENRLGVTGGSYGGFMTNWIIGHTDRFKAAVTQRSISNWVSFYGVSDIGYSFTEWQIGSGLEDMEKLWRHSPLAFVREMATPLLIMHSEEDLRCPIEQAEQLYIALKREKKEAKFVRFPQSDHNLSRNGTPSLRVHRLKEMTQWFKEHL
- a CDS encoding TVP38/TMEM64 family protein; this translates as MDIQAFKDWFTLENIMDLIQQYRSFGPVPGILLPMLEAFLPFLPLFVFVLANANAFGLWFGFLFSWIGASAGALLVFMLVRRYGEARFFRFLKKNKQASRLTHWVDRHGFGPLFILLCFPFTPSALVNVVAGLSRISIAQYMLAVITGKMVMIFTISFIGYDIVSLVKQPIRTVIVGAIIFLLWFVGKRIEAHLNKKLEMDQRNERKKQEESH
- the lepB gene encoding signal peptidase I translates to MKEQIKKEGLEWIKALAIGLIIFIVIRTFLFSNYVVDGESMMPTLQDGNKLVVNKIGYQIGDLHRFDVLVFHANEKEDYVKRVIGLPGDTVTYKNDKLYINGKYYEEPYLDTYKAENSGGKLTGDFTLEELTGDKKVPKGKLFVLGDNRRGSEDSRYFGFIDREQVVGKVNLRYWPLNEWDVQFKN
- a CDS encoding endonuclease, producing MRITVVLIMAVLLTACGQVAGDQPAGKEDVSHLQIAKRDASTPLTVEAALERQDGSLAEVAGFVTGQPVSDSEVLTAGFTNDYALALADEPGEADPEKMLFVQIPSSKRLEDGLKTNPGIIGKKRVITGKLTSYFSHPGIKGVTSISPGEEDEGKEDEPSTDSGGYYSSAEGLSGEALKSALHDIIDDHRELSYSELWDAMAKTDEDPDHPGNVILLYTGRSQAKELHGGDVDDWNREHVWAKSHGNFGTARGPGTDLHHLRPADVTVNSSRGNLDFDNGGSPHDEADGNFSDEDSWEPRDEVKGDVARMLFYMAVRYEGDAGELDLELNDRVNNGKAPNHGRLSVLLDWHESDPVDDRERRRNEIIYEEYQGNRNPFIDHPEWADQIW